TAAGTCATTACATATGCCACAGTTTTCCCCTAAGTTCTCATGTATTtgtttcaaaatatatttttttgaCAGATGAGTTGTTGAAGAAGAATTACAGCTTTTAATTATTGTTGAAGATACTTGTCTTGtataaaagacatttttttgctttcagttCTTACACTGAGGGTTTCATATGCAAACCTTTCTATGCAGTGCTGTTTATCAGATGAATTCTTTGGTATCAAAGATATGGTAGGTGTTTTCCTTTATAAAGCAGTCTGATATGCAGATGAGCTAAGCCAGCCTGTTGTTAAATAGAGGAAAGTGTGCTTTACTTGGCTGAACTCTGGAAGTGAATGAGTTGCTCTTTATCATGTTCACCTTAGGTGGGTTAAACAAACTGAAGCTGAGCACGAGTGTCTGATAGTCTTGTGTTCCTGCACCTCACAGTCATCTCCAGGCCAGTTGTATTTTCATGGTCCTGTTGTTGCACCAGCTAATCAGTCACTTGCTCTTCCAGCAGGGTCACTACTGGTCGGAGCTACTCTGTTTGGGGTCCTAGAACTCAAGATTAATGTACAGCTAGTTCAGGTATGGCAGTGTGAAATGTTAGATGCAATGAAATGTGCTGTGTATTTACTTTTGCAACTTTGTATGACAACGATCAGTGAAATGTAAAACAAAGACAAACGCTAAAGTGGTTGTTCTGTACATGAAATGTTGCTTTGCAGTATTTTCCTTACGTGTTTTGTGAATGTGAAAATTGTGTAATGGAGTTTGACAGGTGTAAAGCAGTGTGCTTACAAGTCTGGCACTGACTCCTGTAACACGCTGGTCTTCCTCTGCCAGCCTACAGCTGTAACTAACTTGTTGTGGAATGTAAAACAACTTGTTCTTCAAgtatatttccttttctttttaggaaCTGGAGAAATGGCCACTACACAATCTGTCTTCACATTTGCTCTCTGCATTTTAATGATAACGGAATTAATTCTGGCTACAGAGAGCTATTATGATATCTTAGGAGTTCCAAAAAACGCATCTGACCGCCAGATTAAGAAGGCATTTCACAAGCTGGCTATGAAATACCACCCTGACAAAAATAAGAGTCCTGGAGCAGAAGCGAAATTTAGAGAAATTGCTGAAGGTAATATATACTATCTATGGTCATAATTTGATACGTGTCTTTTATCTATAACCCAAGTGCATTTTGTTTTTACTGGATAAGAGGtataaagcattttttttttctgaattccaCTTAACTGCTGTCAGATATCAAGCATCAAAATCTGAGTTGTTTCTGTGTTCTTGCACATAGAAAGGCCTTTTACGCAGTTTATGCATTTCTGCTTATATGGCTTTTAGCATATTCTTCTCACAAAAATACTTGGTAGTAGGACAGCTTTAGCTCTAGGGTCTGTTTCATAAGATGTGGCTCAGGATTACTACCAGGGCTTCAGGAGGGCCTAGCAGCAACCTGCAGTAACTGTGGGGAGATTATTAGAAAACACACAGCAGGGCGCttcagtgggtcatggtggaaATACGATAGACAACAGGTGCAAGAGGTTCAAGTGGTTATAGGGAGAAACTTTTTCACCTTGAGGATGATGGTTGGATTTGAGGATGTTGGAGTTCTTTTCCAGTcttaacaattctgtgattctgttctACAGGCCAGTGTTAGGACACATTACCTAGAGAGGTTGTGCAGTCTCCAGCCTTGGCACTTTTGAGGAATGATTGGGTAAAGTGCTGACTGACCTAGTCTGATCTCATAACTGACCCTACTTTGAGCAGGAGGTTAGAATAGAGACTGAGGTCACATCTAACTTGAAATATCTGTGATCCTACAAATATAGCACTTAAAAGTATTGTTTGATAAAATGGTGCAAGGGGATAATCAAGAGCATAAAGACTTGCTGAAAAATAAGGTATACCCACTTCTGTTCCCTGTAGACTCAGGTATAACATCTGTCTATTTGTGTAGTTCCCTTAACTAAGCTAAATGGGATATCTGGCTTTTACCTTCTTGTCTGCAGAAGAGTTGTTTTGAAGGAAAAGTGGTTATTGATATAATGAAAGGGAGTGACAGCCCCGTTAGATACTCACTGCAGTTGTTAGCACCTACTACAGGAGGAAGTAGGAACTCCTAAATATTGAATTATATAGAATAATTGAAAGTCTTTGACAGGTAAGAAAatgagtttttaaaatattttcttatcaGAATGGGTGTATTTTCTATCAGAGTTTCTGCCTTGGAATACCAGTAGCTGTAGTTCTAAACCAAAGATTGGAGGGAActctttaatttcattttgggTATATCCAGTCATGAAATCTAGGTTTATTGCTGAACTTGTGTGAACTTATGAAAAATGGAGAATTGACACATggtgaaattaattttctttatttcctcaGTTTTTATGTTGTTGCTTGTAACTGGTGTATCTGGAACTTGCTGACTGGCAAGTAGCTTTGCAGATGTTGCCCTGTGTTTCTGTGATAGGAGTGCAGCAGGTCCTTAGAACATCATCTGACTCATCCTTCCTCCTTCAGGCTTTCTGATCACTGCCTCTCACtgttattttgtttcaaatcTAAATGCCAATATGCATTGGTAGTTAAACTCTGTTGTATTATGTGTAACCTATCCTCATAATATAGCTGTGTTTGTTATTGTAAGTAACTATTTTGAtgcagtttattttggtttggagAAAGGTAAATAAATGTAGAGCTCTTGATCGGGCTTGAGCATTGAATGAAAGTCTTGTTTAAAATTTCTTCGGTTCAGGAAGAGTGGGAGAGAAAGCTGCTGTTCTTTGTGTTTGTGCacggttttctttttttctggtgttttgAATGGAAATGAACtgtaacttctttttttttaaacataaataGCATACGAAACATTGTCAGATGAGAATAAACGAAGAGAATATGATCAGCTTGGTCGTCATGGAGGCAGAGGAAGTAGTGGAAGTCCATTCCATCAGTCATTTAATTTCAACTTTGATGATCTCTTCAAAGACTTTGACCTGTTTAGTCAAAACTCGCGGTCAAAAAAGCACTTTGAAAATCACTTCCGAGGCCATCGGGAGGCTCATAACCGGCAAAGACGTTCTTTCCAAGAGTTTTCTTTTGGAGGTGGACTGTTTGATGATGTGtttgaaaatatggaaaaaatgttttccttcagTGACTTTGAAAATGCACACAGACATGCGGTGCGAACTGATGCCAGGTTTCATGGATCCAGCAAGCACTGCAGGACTGTCACTCAGAGACGAGGAAACATGGTTACCACATACACCGACTGCTCTGGACAATAATGTTTCCTTTCTtctaaacttttcttctttactCAACATCTTCATAATCTTTCTTGGTTTTGTGCTAACATGGAAGAAATTCTCTGAACTGTATTTTCTAAAAAACACTTAAACTGCTATAAAGAAGTTGTAGATGAAATTAATCTTCAGAATAGAAACAACATGCTGTTGGGAAGTAAATGTGTCAACAACTACTTAGAATGGGAGAGAAATAATCTCATGTGacagaaaaaattatatatatatttcagatTAGTAAACACTTTCCCTGAATTTGAACACAAgatatatatttttcatttcagaaatgtaatataatttttttcatgtaagCCAGTTCAGGACTGATTGAATTACTTGTGTGTGGATTGAAGCGGAGGAGATACTTTAATTTTGatgtgctgctttttttttaataatttcttttcaattttgCACTTGCAGCTTTTACCTGATACAGATTTACTGTGCAAATTACATAATTTTACACAAAATAGCAGCAGAAATATAACTTCCCTGGGTCTTTGTTACTCTCTCTAGCATTGCAAAAGTATTAGTAAAAACCTTGCTTTTTGAAGTTGGAAAATAGCAAGGGAATATGTGAAGACTGTGAGTGATGTGGGAATTAGTTTCATTTCTGAATTGGCCTGAAATGATCTTAGGATTTGAATAACCCTTGACTTATTTAGGGGACACAGGGATATTCATGTATGTAAGTTTGTGTGCACACAAagtttttgttgtggttttttttcccctccttccaCAACACAAATATCTCTCTGGCAAGATTTGGAAGGGCACACCCAAAACACTCTTGTTTTATTCTTACTATATTACCATGTGTGTGCCATGTACTTTTTGTAACTCACTTTCTGGAACTAAAATATCCCTCTGAGATCTTAGGAACTTCAATAGGGTAAGCTTGTCTAGAGATTCACGGTGTTCCTGAAAGGGCCTTAGTAAAAGCTACAGTGTTTAGATTGGCAGATTTGTTACCTGTCAGCAGGAATTTTTTCAGTGTTGTGATTTGAGAGGTAAATTCTTAGCCTAACTGCAGAGTAAAACTGAAGATTACAATCCTTGTATTCGTCCAATGTCTTGTGGGGCTGGAAACTTCTAATAAGGGCAGCACTAATGGGTATTGATTTTAGCACCATGGAAACTCACAACCAGTATGAACTACTTAAAactaaaaaggaagaaaaaaccacCAGAAAATGCTGCAcaacaaaatccccaaatactTCAGCTGATGTCAATCAAAGAGTTCTGTTGTAGCTTAATTTAACTAGTGTCTTCTGTTTGACTAGTCATACAGGTTCAGTTTGTTAAATTGGTTGTCCATTTAGAACTGGGAAGTAAGAGTTTACCTTTCAGGTTGATTGCATGAGCAAAATAAGCATTTTAACTAGCAGTGTTCTAAATAGGCTTTGACTTCTTAAAATCTTTATTAAGAGGTTTAACCCTTTGCTTCTTGGATAGATATTGAAAGCTGCCTATTTGTTAAGGAACTTTGGCCTTCCCCTCCAGTGTACATATTATCACTTGTTTTCATTGCCTAATCCTTGGAATGGATTGTTGCGCTATATTAAGTGCTTTTCCTTTTCCGTGTTCTTCTTTATTTATTAATAGACTAATACCTCATATATGGTCTTTTATTAAAAGCCAGTAATTTGTGCAACATTATCGGAATGTGCAATATTCTTACAGTAAGAAAAGTGCTGGATTgagtgtgtttgtttttttcacccTTTTCTGTGTAAGTGgagatttttgtttcttctgtaCAATTAATATATGAGTCAAGCAAAAGTTGTACTTTTCTGTAgatttctgcatttattttctttacataCTCCATTAGTCCTGTGCATGAATCAAACTATCTGCCCAGTTTATATCATATGGGCATCCAAGTGAACAAATTGTTAACTTGAAGTTATGAATTACTTTCTCTCACAAAGATTAAGTATTAAACATGAGAGTATTTGTGAATGTCCTTTGGTGGGAGGCAACTCTAGAAGTGGGATGCACAGGTAAAATATTAATGCCTTTCTTAGTTGAGTgaatattttcttaattaaaaaaaaaaaaaaaggaaatagtaGAATGAGCAATTCACTTAGGTCCCTTCCTGAACTCTGAATTAAAGGGAGTGAAAGCTAAAACGAACACTATCAATTGTACGAAACACATTTCACCCCCAAAACTCAAGTCATTTAAGTGACTATAAAAGTCCACAATCTTTCAGGCTAAACTTAAGGGTGAAAATAAGGGTCCTGGCTGCTTCTGGACTAGTTTCCCCTCTTTTAAGAATGCTCCAAACTTAGTACAAAGTGTACATGTTTTCCTGATCTCTTTAAAGTGTAAGTAAGTATGAAACTGATAAGAAAACCAGTAATGTTGCTGTTTTTATAGCTTATTGACCTTAAAAAAACTTCTGCCTAGTCTAATTTAACTTGCTTTCATATTATTTCTCTTAATTACTTGTCATGGGAAAAACACAAATGCTTTCTATTATTTCTATGGGCTTCTCCAAGTCACCTTctggttgtttttgttgttgatcCAAGGTCAAATCCGCAGAAACCAGTGTATGGCTGTCCCTCTGGTTGATGGGTTTACTTGGAATAGGCCTTAGCTGGGGAAATTTGGGCAGGCTTTCCTCAGCCAAGAGTCTTCACTTTCATGGCCCTCAGAACACAAGCTTGCAAAACATGTTGTGCTTCTCACTTATTCGGAGCTCTTGCACATTCTTTCCCTATTTATAGTGTTTGCTTCATGGCAGGCTCCAGCGGAAGTCCTGGTATAACCTTATGACATCCCTGACTTCAGAGTTTCTTAAGTGCCATTTTTGATCTCTCTTCAAATCTTATGAAAATACTCAACAAAATCAGTTTTTGTTAGACAAgggtgaaaaataaaatcctgatCAATTTTTTGAAAGCAATTTATGCATATGTAACTCCAAATGATTTAGTTTTCAAAACTGTCATCCAAGTGgttttttatgtttgttttcctcccaTTATACTTTTGAAACACAATATCTAGTGGAGATAAAAGTACTGTAAAGTTAATTAGAGTGCCATTACATTAAACACGTGAAAATTAATGGTGTGAtgtgtcttttttcttttctttttttatcttttgctTCAAGATATAGATGGGAAACCAAATTGAGGTGGTTTATGTGGTGCTTGTGTTTTATGGAACATTTTGACTACTGCATTTTCCCTGAATGAGGTGGTGGAGTTGTCAGGGAGAAGAGAGTGAGGCTGAAAAAAATTTGGTCAATTTCACctgatttgtatttttttggACATGTTTGGAATGGCTTGGAGTTAAGAAATTATGCCTTTAAACAAAGCAGGCAAAAAAGCCTGTGCAAAAGTCTTTTTTTCTGAGAAGCAGTGGCTGTAAGAGCTGAGAGCTTCTGCCTGGAGCTGATGGGTCACTGtgtgtgctctgccctgctgagggGCGTGAGGGTAGTGTGGCCAGTACTGGAGGCTTGGAGTGCCACAGGGAATCACAGGTTCTGAAGGCAAGGTCAGGTGCTGTTGTACTAATTCACAAGGCTGCTTGAAAGTTCTTGTTTTCTGGGTCTGATCTTTAAAAGGTGGAGGGTGTGAAATTTTC
This region of Zonotrichia albicollis isolate bZonAlb1 chromosome 4, bZonAlb1.hap1, whole genome shotgun sequence genomic DNA includes:
- the DNAJB9 gene encoding dnaJ homolog subfamily B member 9, with amino-acid sequence MATTQSVFTFALCILMITELILATESYYDILGVPKNASDRQIKKAFHKLAMKYHPDKNKSPGAEAKFREIAEAYETLSDENKRREYDQLGRHGGRGSSGSPFHQSFNFNFDDLFKDFDLFSQNSRSKKHFENHFRGHREAHNRQRRSFQEFSFGGGLFDDVFENMEKMFSFSDFENAHRHAVRTDARFHGSSKHCRTVTQRRGNMVTTYTDCSGQ